A portion of the Oryzias melastigma strain HK-1 linkage group LG1, ASM292280v2, whole genome shotgun sequence genome contains these proteins:
- the ccdc86 gene encoding coiled-coil domain-containing protein 86 isoform X1, which yields MPKRVKPAVVEENPAPEAVPEEEPRRTRSGRRLCAPAAPVKTPSRRTRRSVLQELPTVEAQNTVEPESEPTVEAPNTVEPESKPSELVENESSGSTKPELEKPDKEPREAESGNASGDDDVLKREPAETAPASSEIIPKKKKKKPPPAPNVKQSAVIPLGKPKSGRVWKDRSKQRFSALLRDKPLCSSWEKKMEAKREKELLKAYALKLKEENARQKEDKRKRREENLKRRAENERKAEIVQVIRNTTKIKRMKKKQLRKIEKRDTLALLQKNQNTKTHKDIKKDVI from the exons ATGCCCAAAAGAGTAAAGCCCGCGGTGGTGGAAGAAAATCCCGCTCCCGAAGCGGTACCCGAGGAGGAGCCCAGGCGGACCAGGAGTGGCCGCAGACTGTGCGCTCCCGCCGCCCCGGTGAAGACTCCGAGCAGAAGGACGAGGCGCTCCGTTCTCCAAGAGCTGCCGACAGTGGAGGCACAGAACACGGTAGAGCCAGAAAGCGAACCGACAGTGGAGGCACCGAACACGGTAGAGCCAGAAAGCAAACCCAGCGAGCTAGTCGAAAACGAGTCCAGTGGGTCAACGAAACCAGAGTTAGAAAAACCCGACAAAGAGCCGAGGGAAGCAGAGAGCGGTAACGCTAGCGGAGACGACGACGTGCTAAAACGTGAGCCTGCAGAAACGGCTCCTGCGAGTTCAGAAATCAtcccaaagaagaagaagaagaaacctccTCCTGCTCCCAATGTCAAACAGAGCGCGGTTATTCCTTTGGGGAAACCCAAATCAGGACGAGTGTGGAAGGACCGTAGCAAACAGAG GTTCTCTGCTTTGCTGCGAGACAAACCATTGTGCTCCTCATGGGAGAAGAAGATGGAGGCCAAGCGGGAAAAGGAGCTGCTAAAGGCCTATGCTCTGAAGCTTAAAGAGGAGAACGCTCGACAGAAGGAG GACAAAAGGAAGAGAAGGGAAGAAAACCTGAAACGTCGTGCAGAGAATGAGCGCAAAGCAGAGATTGTGCAAGTG ATTCGGAATACGACAAAGATcaagaggatgaagaagaaacaGCTCCGGAAAATCGAGAAGAGAGACACTCTGGCTTTGCTGCAGAAGAATCagaatacaaaaacacacaaagacattAAGAAAGAtgtaatttaa
- the rnf24 gene encoding RING finger protein 24 isoform X1, producing the protein MKAPEGISMSSDFPHYSFRMPNIGFQNLPLNIYIVVFGTAIFVFILSLLFCCYLIRLRHQAHKELYAYKQVIQKEKVKELNLHEICAVCLEEFKQKDELGICPCKHAFHRKCLIKWLEVRKVCPLCNMPVLQLAQQAGSTEPPAPVPQPLPGVENLV; encoded by the exons ATGAAAGCACCTGAAGG AATATCCATGAGCTCCGATTTTCCACACTACAGTTTCAGGATGCCAAATATAGGGTTCCAAAACCTTCCCCTTAATATCTACATCGTGGTGTTTGGGACAGCCATCTTCGTCTTCATCCTCAGCCTCCTCTTCTGCTGCTACCTAATAAG GTTACGGCACCAGGCGCACAAAGAGCTATATGCATACAAACAA GTCATCCAGAAAGAAAAGGTGAAAGAGCTAAATTTGCATGAG ataTGTGCAGTATGCTTGGAggagttcaaacaaaaagatgagCTGGGGATTTGCCCGTGCAAACATGCCTTTCATAGGAA GTGCCTCATCAAGTGGCTGGAGGTTAGGAAAGTGTGCCCGCTGTGCAACATGCCCGTCCTCCAACTGGCCCAGCAGGCCGGCAGCACGGAGCCCCCCGCTCCTGTCCCGCAGCCTTTGCCCGGAGTGGAGAACCTGGTGTAG
- the rnf24 gene encoding RING finger protein 24 isoform X2, which produces MSSDFPHYSFRMPNIGFQNLPLNIYIVVFGTAIFVFILSLLFCCYLIRLRHQAHKELYAYKQVIQKEKVKELNLHEICAVCLEEFKQKDELGICPCKHAFHRKCLIKWLEVRKVCPLCNMPVLQLAQQAGSTEPPAPVPQPLPGVENLV; this is translated from the exons ATGAGCTCCGATTTTCCACACTACAGTTTCAGGATGCCAAATATAGGGTTCCAAAACCTTCCCCTTAATATCTACATCGTGGTGTTTGGGACAGCCATCTTCGTCTTCATCCTCAGCCTCCTCTTCTGCTGCTACCTAATAAG GTTACGGCACCAGGCGCACAAAGAGCTATATGCATACAAACAA GTCATCCAGAAAGAAAAGGTGAAAGAGCTAAATTTGCATGAG ataTGTGCAGTATGCTTGGAggagttcaaacaaaaagatgagCTGGGGATTTGCCCGTGCAAACATGCCTTTCATAGGAA GTGCCTCATCAAGTGGCTGGAGGTTAGGAAAGTGTGCCCGCTGTGCAACATGCCCGTCCTCCAACTGGCCCAGCAGGCCGGCAGCACGGAGCCCCCCGCTCCTGTCCCGCAGCCTTTGCCCGGAGTGGAGAACCTGGTGTAG
- the ccdc86 gene encoding coiled-coil domain-containing protein 86 isoform X2, whose product MPKRVKPAVVEENPAPEAVPEEEPRRTRSGRRLCAPAAPVKTPSRRTRRSVLQELPTVEAPNTVEPESKPSELVENESSGSTKPELEKPDKEPREAESGNASGDDDVLKREPAETAPASSEIIPKKKKKKPPPAPNVKQSAVIPLGKPKSGRVWKDRSKQRFSALLRDKPLCSSWEKKMEAKREKELLKAYALKLKEENARQKEDKRKRREENLKRRAENERKAEIVQVIRNTTKIKRMKKKQLRKIEKRDTLALLQKNQNTKTHKDIKKDVI is encoded by the exons ATGCCCAAAAGAGTAAAGCCCGCGGTGGTGGAAGAAAATCCCGCTCCCGAAGCGGTACCCGAGGAGGAGCCCAGGCGGACCAGGAGTGGCCGCAGACTGTGCGCTCCCGCCGCCCCGGTGAAGACTCCGAGCAGAAGGACGAGGCGCTCCGTTCTCCAAGAGCTGCCGACAGTGGAG GCACCGAACACGGTAGAGCCAGAAAGCAAACCCAGCGAGCTAGTCGAAAACGAGTCCAGTGGGTCAACGAAACCAGAGTTAGAAAAACCCGACAAAGAGCCGAGGGAAGCAGAGAGCGGTAACGCTAGCGGAGACGACGACGTGCTAAAACGTGAGCCTGCAGAAACGGCTCCTGCGAGTTCAGAAATCAtcccaaagaagaagaagaagaaacctccTCCTGCTCCCAATGTCAAACAGAGCGCGGTTATTCCTTTGGGGAAACCCAAATCAGGACGAGTGTGGAAGGACCGTAGCAAACAGAG GTTCTCTGCTTTGCTGCGAGACAAACCATTGTGCTCCTCATGGGAGAAGAAGATGGAGGCCAAGCGGGAAAAGGAGCTGCTAAAGGCCTATGCTCTGAAGCTTAAAGAGGAGAACGCTCGACAGAAGGAG GACAAAAGGAAGAGAAGGGAAGAAAACCTGAAACGTCGTGCAGAGAATGAGCGCAAAGCAGAGATTGTGCAAGTG ATTCGGAATACGACAAAGATcaagaggatgaagaagaaacaGCTCCGGAAAATCGAGAAGAGAGACACTCTGGCTTTGCTGCAGAAGAATCagaatacaaaaacacacaaagacattAAGAAAGAtgtaatttaa